The following DNA comes from Marichromatium purpuratum 984.
ACCGGCTGCCCTCCGAGGCCGAGTGGGAGTACGCGGCCCGTGCCGGCGGGACGGGGTCCTACTGGTGGGGGTTCGGCAAGGAGCCGGGGCGTGCGGTTTGTTTCGATTGCGGCAGCGAGTGGGATCGGCGCTCTACCGCCCCGATCGGCAGCCTGCGGGCCAATCCCTTCGGTCTGTTCGATACCGCCGGCAATGTCATGGAGTGGGTCGCCGACTGCTATGTCTTCGGCTATCAGGACGCGCCGGTCGACGGTCGCCCGCGGCTCGACGGCGGCTGTACCGAGCGCGTCGCGCGCGGTGGCTCCTTCAGCCAGCCGGCGACGGCGATTCGGACCTATGCACGTCAGCACTTCCCGCCACGGACCCAGCTCAACATGCTCGGTTTCCGGGTCGCCCGTGACCCCTGAGCCGGGCCCTCGGGTGCTTGCCGTCGGTGTCGCCACGCTCGACATGATCAACGAGGTCGCCGACTATCCGCCCGAGGACGCCGAGGTGCGCGCCCTGGCGCAGCGTCGGGCGCGCGGTGGCAATGCCACCAATACCCTGGCGGTGCTGGCCCAGCTCGGGTGGCGCTGTGCCTGGAGCGGCACCCTGGCCGACGATGCCGGGGGCGCCTTCATCGCCGCCGACCTGGCGCGGCGCGGGATCGCGCTCGCCGCGGTGGGACGGGTCGCCGGAGCCGCCACCCCGACCTCCTACATCACCCTCAGCCGTGCTTCCGGCAGTCGCACCATCGTCCATCATCGCGATCTTCCCGAGCTCGATGTCGCCGGCTTCGCCCGCGTCGGACTCGACGGGGTCGACTGGGTGCACTTCGAGGGTCGCAACCCCGTCGAGACCGCCGCGATGATAGGCCGGGTACGGCGGCTGCGTCCGCGGGCGCGGGTCTCGGTCGAGTTGGAGAAGCCGCGTCCGGGGGGCGAGTCGCTGGCCGCGCTGGCCGACCTGGTGCTGGTCGGGCGCGATTATGCGCGTGCCCGTGGTGGCGAGACGCCGACGCGGGCGCTTGCGACCCTGGCACCGCTGGCGCCGCAGGCCTGCTGGGTGCTCGGCTGGGGCGAGGGCGGTGCCTGGAGCCGGATACCCGGCGCTGCCCCGTGTCATCATCCGGCCTTGCCGCTGGCGCGGGTGGTCGACAGCTTGGGCGCCGGTGACTGTCTCAACGCCGGGGTGATCGACGGTCTGCTGCGTGGGCTTGAGCTTGCGCCGGCGAGCGCGCGGGCGGTGCGACTGGCCGGGTTCAAATGCACCCGGGTCGGCCTCGACGACCTGGTCGGGGCGGCGCTCGCGACCGCTGGCGTGCTCGACTGAGCCCCGTGTCGGCTCAGGGCGAGGGGTTGGGCTGACGGGTCTGGATCGCCTCGATCTCGGCGAGCAGCGCGGCGTCGAGTTCGGTCTCGAGGCTGCCGAGATTGTGTTCGAGCTGCTCGAGTGTGGTGGCGCCGAGGATGGTACTGGTGACGAAGGGGCGGGTGTTGACCCAGGCCAGCGCCATCTGTGCCGGGTCGAGACCGTGGCGGTGGGCGAGGGCGACGTATTCGGCGGTGGCCGCCTCGGCCTGGGGGTTGTTGTAGCGCTTGAAGCGCGAGAAGCGGGTGACGCGCGCTCCGGCCGGGCGCTGGCCGTCGAGGTACTTGCCCGTGAGTACGCCGAAGGCCAGCGGCGAGTAGGCGAGCAGGCCGCAGTCCTCGCGCAGCGCGACCTCCGCGAGGCCGATCTCGAAGGTGCGGTTGAGCAGGTTGTAGGGGTTCTGAATGCTCGCCACCCGGGGCAGGCCGTGCTGCTCGGCCAGTGCCAGGGCGTGCATCAGCCCCCAGGGGGTCTCGTTGGAAAGACCGACATGGCGGATCTTGCCAGCGCGCACCAGCTCGGCGAGCGCCTCCAGGCTCTCGCGCAGTGGCACGCTGTCGTCGATCTCGGCGGCGCTGTAGCCGAGCCGACCGAAGAAGTTGGTCTGCCGGTCCGGCCAGTGCAGCTGGTAGAGATCGATCACATCGGTCTGCAGGCGACGCAGGCTGCCCTCGATGGCGTTGGCGATGTTGTGTCGGTCGAGCCGTCTGGTCAGGTGCGGCAGCCAGTCGGCGGGACCGGCGACCTTGGTGGCGAGCACCATGTCATCACGACAGCCGCGCTGTCTGAGCCAGTTGCCGATATAGGTCTCGGTGCGCCCCTGGGTCTCGCCGCAGGGCGGGACCGGATAGACCTCGGCGGTGTCGATGAGGTTGATCCCGGCGGCGCGGGCGCGGTCGAGCTGGGCGTGTGCCTCGGCCTCGCTGTTCTGTTCGCCGAAGGTCATGGTGCCGAGACAGAGCGCGCTGACCTCGAGGTCGGTGCGGCCGAGTCGTCTGTAGTGCATCTGGGTCTCCTGTGACCGGTGCGAAGTGGTGATCGCATCATCTTAGCAATCCCTCCAAACCGGACGGGTTAGGCCCGCCGCGTCGTGCTAGTCTTGCGAGCCTGCGCCGGCCCCTGGTGTTGGTGGATCCGGCCCGACATCCTGATGTCGCAATCATCATACGGAGTACATGCATGCGCTGGTTCGGTACGGCCGTCGCCGGCGGTCTCGGGTTGGTGTTCGGCGGTCCGCTCGGGGCGCTGTTCGGTGCCGCGCTCGGGCGTGGCGTCGATCGTGGCTGGGGCGGGGTTGGGGGCGAGCGCCTCACCCTGGAACAACGCTCACGCATCCAGCAGAGCCTGTTCGAGGGTGGCTTCCGCATCATGGGGTATCTGGCCAAGGTCGATGGCCGGGTGAGCGAGGGCGAGATCGCCCAGGCCGAGTCGGTGATGACTGAGATGGGGCTGGGTGCGCCGCAGCGTCAGGCGGCGATCGCTCTGTTCAATGCCGGCAAGGCCTCGACGTTTGACCTCTCCGCCGAGGTCGCCGCGCTGCGCGAGGTCATCGCCGGTCGCCGCGTGCTGGCGCGCCCGTTGCTTGAGGTGGCGCTGGCAATGGCCTATGTCGACGGACCGCCGTCGCGGGCGCAGCGTGCCGCGCTCGAGACCATACGCCGGGGGCTCGCGATGTCGGGTGCGGTCTACCGTCGGATCGAGCTGGTGGTCTCGCTG
Coding sequences within:
- the djlA gene encoding co-chaperone DjlA; this translates as MRWFGTAVAGGLGLVFGGPLGALFGAALGRGVDRGWGGVGGERLTLEQRSRIQQSLFEGGFRIMGYLAKVDGRVSEGEIAQAESVMTEMGLGAPQRQAAIALFNAGKASTFDLSAEVAALREVIAGRRVLARPLLEVALAMAYVDGPPSRAQRAALETIRRGLAMSGAVYRRIELVVSLRRRSRERAGTSSAAGAAPRRQPALAGAYALLGVRARASDAEVKQAYRRLMSRHHPDKLVSRGASEAQVRAASRKTQEIRRAYETITRARG
- a CDS encoding PfkB family carbohydrate kinase, translating into MTPEPGPRVLAVGVATLDMINEVADYPPEDAEVRALAQRRARGGNATNTLAVLAQLGWRCAWSGTLADDAGGAFIAADLARRGIALAAVGRVAGAATPTSYITLSRASGSRTIVHHRDLPELDVAGFARVGLDGVDWVHFEGRNPVETAAMIGRVRRLRPRARVSVELEKPRPGGESLAALADLVLVGRDYARARGGETPTRALATLAPLAPQACWVLGWGEGGAWSRIPGAAPCHHPALPLARVVDSLGAGDCLNAGVIDGLLRGLELAPASARAVRLAGFKCTRVGLDDLVGAALATAGVLD
- a CDS encoding NADP(H)-dependent aldo-keto reductase, yielding MHYRRLGRTDLEVSALCLGTMTFGEQNSEAEAHAQLDRARAAGINLIDTAEVYPVPPCGETQGRTETYIGNWLRQRGCRDDMVLATKVAGPADWLPHLTRRLDRHNIANAIEGSLRRLQTDVIDLYQLHWPDRQTNFFGRLGYSAAEIDDSVPLRESLEALAELVRAGKIRHVGLSNETPWGLMHALALAEQHGLPRVASIQNPYNLLNRTFEIGLAEVALREDCGLLAYSPLAFGVLTGKYLDGQRPAGARVTRFSRFKRYNNPQAEAATAEYVALAHRHGLDPAQMALAWVNTRPFVTSTILGATTLEQLEHNLGSLETELDAALLAEIEAIQTRQPNPSP